One window from the genome of Zymoseptoria tritici IPO323 chromosome 11, whole genome shotgun sequence encodes:
- a CDS encoding proteasome core particle subunit beta 2 encodes MPGFDFSNHNRNLALHAQGVPLPKATSTGTTIVGCLYDGGVVIAADTRATSGPIVADKNCEKLHYISPQIWCAGAGTAADTEFTTAIISSNLELHALSTGRKPRVVTVMTLLKQHLFRYQGHIGAYLVVAGCDPTGSHLFTVHAHGSTDKLPYVTMGSGSLAAMSVFETSWKQDLSREDAVKLCSEAIQAGIWNDLGSGSNVDVCVITPEKTELLRNYITPNTREKKMRDYKFPRGTTAILNEKIITREQISKYVTVQDIGDGEAGVGEKMDVDTQPSA; translated from the exons ATGCCGGGCTTCGACTTCAGCAACCACAACCGCAACCTCGCGCTCCACGCTCAGGGCGTCCCTCTTCCCAAAGCCACATCCACCGGAACGACCATCGTCGGATGCTTATATGATGGCGGTGTGGTCATTGCCGCAGATACGCGAGCGACGAGTGGTCCCATCGTAGCAGACAAG AACTGCGAGAAGCTCCATTACATCTCACCTCAGATCTGGTGTGCCGGTGCAGGAACCGCCGCTGATACCGAattcaccaccgccatcatctcctccaacctcGAACTCCACGCTCTCTCCACCGGCCGCAAACCACGCGTCGTCACAGTCATGACTCTCCTCAAGCAGCATCTCTTCCGCTACCAAGGTCACATCGGCGCatacctcgtcgtcgccggctGCGATCCCACCGGCTCCCATCTCTTCACCGTACATGCTCACGGAAGCACCGACAAGCTCCCATACGTCACCATGGGTTCCGGATCTCTAGCTGCCATGTCCGTGTTCGAAACATCATGGAAGCAAGATCTCAGCCGGGAGGATGCCGTGAAGCTGTGCTCAGAGGCAATTCAGGCCGGTATCTGGAACGATCTGGGCAGTGGTAGCAACGTGGACGTGTGTGTCATCACACCAGAGAAGACGGAGCTGCTGAGGAACTACATCACACCCAACACAcgtgagaagaagatgcgggACTACAAGTTCCCGCGTGGTACTACGGCGATTCTGAACGAGAAGATCATCACGCGCGAGCAGATCAGCAAGTACGTGACGGTGCAAGACATTGGAGATGGCGAGGCGGGTGTGGGAGAGAAGATGGATGTGGACACTCAGCCGTCGGCGTAG
- the MgSCP5.1 gene encoding serine carboxypeptidase (HMMPfam hit to Peptidase_S28, Serine carboxypeptidase S28. Has a predicted signal peptide) produces the protein MLSTLFLIIALATHGFAHRWMHRRAAGDEITPKNIYYSIFDQLIDHNDPSRGTFQQRYWFQFKTWKGPGSPIVLYAPSENNATRDVGFMLPQYGTHGVLAKELGAACVVLEHRFYGNSSPVADLSVENLKDLTLDNVLQDITYFANNVKLPWTNSSSTARDVPWVLMGASYPGSLTSWTANLNPGVFWAYWASSAAMQAIEDFWQYFVPAQQGLPRNCSTDFSQVIDYMDDVVLHGTPQAVTQLKSRFGLEDVSRNDDFMYIFGSVVAALWQGHQFIAPDHSTFPEVFQWCDYIENAVNSSHPLPGAQGVGVTAALDGFVAWWKARGKAYVRQHSSCPEDMSDQMCFDNHNASSPAYTDISVGNPYNRQYFWLDCNTPWGYWQTGAPQGRPSLASRLHTVAYEREQCGMLFPGVEYGQGRNAEDWNAYTGGWKEPPPNSRIMYVNGEFDPWREAGVSSDFRPGGPLQSNEQAKWVVKVVPGGLHTSDMIQDNVRANAGVKQVVDEAVKQMKDWVGEWYEEKGKRPPWEV, from the exons ATGCTGTCCACTCTGTTTCTCATCATCGCGTTGGCGACGCATGGATTCGCCCACAGGTGGATGCATCGTCGCGCCGCGGGTGACGAGATAACCCCCAAAAACATCTATTATTCGATTTTCGATCAGCTCATCGACCACAACGATCCGTCGCGCGGTACCTTTCAGCAAAGGTACTGGTTCCAATTCAAGACGTGGAAGGGTCCTGGCTCGCCAATCGTTCTTTACGCTCCAAGCGAGAACAATGCGACGAGAGACGTAGGCTTCATGCTGCCCCAATATGGCACGCATGGCGTCTTGGCCAAAGAACTCGGTGCAGC TTGTGTGGTCTTAGAGCATCGATTCTATGGCAATAGCAGCCCAGTGGCAGACTTGAGCGTCGAGAATCTCAAAGATCTCACCCTCGACAACGTCTTGCAAGACATCACGTACTTCGCCAACAACGTCAAGCTCCCCTGGaccaacagcagcagcacggCCCGAGACGTCCCTTGGGTGCTGATGGGAGCCTCTTATCCTGGGTCTCTCACGTCCTGGACCGCCAACCTTAATCCTGGCGTTTTTTGGGCCTACTGGGCTTCCAGTGCCGCCATGCAAGCGATTGAAGATTTCTGGCAATACTTCGTTCCCGCCCAACAGGGCCTCCCTAGAAACTGCAGCACCGACTTCTCCCAAGTCATAGATTACATGGACGACGTGGTGCTCCATGGCACTCCCCAGGCCGTCACGCAGCTGAAATCTCGCTTCGGTCTGGAAGACGTTTCCCGCAATGACGACTTCATGTACATTTTCGGAAGCGTCGTGGCCGCCCTCTGGCAAGGCCACCAATTCATCGCTCCGGATCACTCCACATTCCCCGAAGTCTTCCAGTGGTGTGACTACATCGAAAACGCCGTCAACAGCAGCCATCCCCTGCCAGGAGCGCAGGGCGTTGGCGTAACTGCGGCCCTCGACGGGTTTGTCGCGTGGTGGAAAGCCCGAGGCAAGGCCTATGTTCGCCAACACAGCAGCTGCCCGGAGGACATGTCCGACCAGATGTGCTTCGACAACCATAATGCTTCCTCGCCGGCCTACACCGATATCTCGGTGGGTAATCCTTATAATCGGCAGTACTTCTGGTTAGACTGCAATACGCCGTGGGGTTACTGGCAGACTGGCGCGCCACAGGGAAGGCCGAGTCTCGCTTCCCGGCTGCACACTGTTGCTTATGAGCGGGAGCAGTGCGGGATGTTGTTTCCCGGCGTGGAGTATGGTCAGGGGAGAAACGCGGAGGACTGGAACGCTTACACGGGGGGTTGGAAGGAGCCACCGCCGAATTCCCGCATCATGTATGTAAACGGGGAGTTTGATCCGTGGCGGGAGGCGGGCGTTTCGTCGGACTTTCGTCCTGGTGGGCCGCTGCAGAGCAATGAGCAGGCAAAGTGGGTCGTCAAGGTCGTGCCCGGAGGATTGCATACGAGTGATATGATTCAAGATAATGTCAGGGCGAACGCAGGGGTGAAACAGGTGGTGGATGAAGCGGTGAAGCAGATGAAGGATTGGGTTGGCGAATGGTATGAGGAGAAGGGGAAGAGGCCGCCGTGGGAGGTGTGA
- a CDS encoding ATP-dependent DNA helicase RecQ — MEVEVLDLSESLGALCSPPLHRHVPPVAGRKRSSDEFDCDLEALRDAETQKRPALQHRQTVRISDSFPTIEEYMDEPLTPSKGDLSSDIPPPPYSTIPPKANTPVKLSRVNTAVARTPSRYASGRVMPDSEDEEDLVNAARHKPKEDHKRRPVPSPRKRSVKHEVVTSDDDSFESLIEDVGERPTRLKVEEPAESNRHAPTRASKTPQPGPTPINKHVTIEAPTPTAGSQATLSPEQEEQSVLLGKLFSASEQVFKRITSGLSGQQEALAEEIMEVMENGPAGAEVELEAQLEAIAHRLDALERLRDHRERYKSLSAEKDKMKDALKRAILSRQKDAKDAAQAANVAVREQLRAVEIECLASLKMCQEDVSAAFDQDTNSSDSTAGQRIAVKSTQAPTKGVSEQALFVPSSSRIAQTQMAQSMPPPPLRQTTISTIRATTQPPQRALQVQRERPSAEDDSQMFDDDSFEDINDHGTFIGNGNMYSHRMGTPPARFDDFDEEDFGMDDDDEMLEAAQDFENRGQPSRSIYQESTRTVFAEASGNRQSQPASGAKSRKTPKKLTAQEESDLEKRNFSFPWSTDVKEALKEKFRLKGFRENQIDAINATLAGKDTFVLMPTGGGKSLCYQLPALVRSGRTRGVTVVISPLVSLMEDQVQHLQKLNIQAFLVNSETTQDQRSALMDSLYSADVENLVHLLYVTPEMLAKSTKMVSTFQWLHRKNRLARFVIDEAHCVSQWGHDFRPDYKLLGEFRRHFMGVPVMALTATATENVRADTIHNLSIEGCEVFTSSFNRRNLYYEVRKKAKGKGDIESIANLIKEDHHKQTGIIYCFSRKDCEGMAEALRKQHSIKAHHYHAGLKSEEKSQVQKKWQAGTYHVIVATIAFGMGIDKGNVRFVIHHTIPKSLEGYYQETGRAGRDGLDSACYLFYGYGDATKVRRMIDKDDENTTSWEQKQRQHHMFRLMIQFCENKSDCRRVQVLRYFNEPFNKVDCEAKCDNCNSTSTFESVDFTQYARQAIELVRAVRGSKVTVLHCVDVFRGAENAKIKSLGHNAIPQFGVGSDLSREDIERLFYRLLSEEAIREDTEVNKKGFPQSHVNIGRKAGDFRPGRTQLLMQISTTPRVAKAAKAATKKGKKAAAGPAPRELPMSTNVSSPIQAASKRKRAALPQRGEMHANGYRRDDFVISDPEDGNVEESDESDGFEPILDSRRPRATKAARSAGPAITTDEAIERLDDMHRIVLEDFMQNAEKKAKDIMNNKGLSVVPFSNTQLRTMLINWIDTEEGMSQINGMKPEMIKLYGKPFLRMVEQFRESYTEMTGKEATKESQHAHNVISLEADPGEESAYFRREATRTQLNAKFGFKQSEASDAPKATVPKKAAAKKPKNYRATGSRTASGSGRNSGGGRSRQASGGGFGGRSTSGVKKRGKSGGSNPGPSRGPARGAPKGGGGGFVSMMPT, encoded by the exons atggaggtcgaggtgCTCGACCTGTCCGAGAGTCTGGGTGCCTTGTGCAGTCCTCCGCTGCATCGCCATGTACCACCTGTGGCCGGCCGGAAGAGGTCCAGCGATGAGTTCGACTGTGATTTGGAAGCCTTGCGGGATGCGGAGACACAGAAGCGGCCGGCACTACAACATCGTCAAACCGTTAGGATATCTGACTCGTTTCCCACCATTGAAGAGTACATGGATGAGCCTTTGACCCCTAGTAAGGGTGATCTGTCTTCAGATattccgccgccgccctacTCAACAATCCCTCCGAAAGCAAACACTCCCGTCAAGCTGTCAAGGGTAAACACTGCCGTCGCACGCACACCCTCTAGATATGCGTCTGGCCGTGTGATGCCGGAttccgaggatgaggaagaccTTGTCAATGCTGCACGTCACAAGCCCAAAGAGGATCATAAGCGTCGCCCTGTGCCATCGCCACGAAAGCGTTCTGTGAAGCATGAAGTCGTCACTTCTGACGATGACAGTTTCGAGAGCCTCATAGAGGATGTCGGAGAACGGCCTACGCGGCTCAAAGTCGAAGAGCCTGCGGAGTCCAATCGACATGCCCCGACTAGAGCCTCGAAGACTCCTCAACCCGGACCAACACCGATCAACAAACATGTCACAATCGAGGCGCCAACGCCAACAGCAGGCAGTCAAGCAACGCTATCACCTGAGCAGGAAGAGCAGTCTGTTCTACTTGGTAAGCTGTTTTCTGCATCCGAACAAGTCTTCAAGAGAATTACGTCGGGCTTGTCCGGCCAACAGGAGGCACTCGCCGAAGAGATCATGGAAGTGATGGAAAATGGTCCTGCAGGTGCTGAAGTCGAGCTAGAGGCACAGTTAGAGGCAATTGCGCATCGGCTTGATGCACTTGAGCGACTACGTGATCATAGGGAGAGGTACAAGAGCTTGTCTGCTGAGAAGGACAAGATGAAGGATGCCTTGAAAAGAGCGATTTTGTCACGGCAGAAAGATGCAAAGGATGCAGCGCAGGCCGCGAACGTTGCTGTCAGGGAGCAATTGCGCGCTGTCGAGATTGAGTGTTTGGCCTCGCTCAAGATGTGCCAGGAGGACGTCTCAGCGGCCTTTGATCAGGACACGAACAGCTCCGATAGCACTGCTGGTCAACGGATCGCTGTCAAATCGACTCAAGCGCCGACAAAAGGGGTTTCGGAGCAGGCGCTGTTCGTGCCGAGTTCCAGCCGGATTGCTCAAACCCAGATGGCACAATCAatgccaccgccaccacTTCGACAGACAACAATCAGCACTATTCGCGCGACGACACAGCCTCCACAGCGAGCCTTGCAGGTGCAACGAGAACGGCCGAGCGCGGAAGACGATAGCCAGATGTTTGACGATGACAGCTTCGAGGATATCAACGATCATGGAACGTTCATCGGCAATGGAAACATGTACAGCCACCGAATGGGAACGCCGCCGGCACGATTCGATGACtttgacgaagaagacttcggcatggacgatgacgatgaaaTGTTGGAAGCGGCTCAAGACTTCGAAAATCGCGGACAGCCATCTCGAAGCATATATCAGGAATCCACTCGCACAGTCTTTGCGGAGGCGTCCGGGAACCGACAATCACAGCCAGCGAGTGGAGCAAAGTCAAGGAAGACACCCAAAAAGCTCACCGCGCAGGAAGAAAGCGATCTCGAGAAGAGAAACTTCAGCTTCCCGTGGTCGACAGACGTCAAGGAAGCCTTGAAGGAGAAGTTCAGGCTCAAGGGCTTTCGAGAGAACCAGATCGACGCCATCAATGCGACGCTTGCGGGCAAGGATACCTTTGTGCTGATGCCCACTGGTGGCGGCAAGTCGTTGTGCTATCAACTCCCTGCTCtcgtgcgaagcggaaggacTCGCGGCGTCACCGTTGTCATATCACCTCTCGTGAGCTTGATGGAGGACCAGGTGCAGCATCTGCAGAAGTTGAACATTCAGGCCTTTCTTGTCAACAGCGAAACCACGCAGGACCAACGCAGCGCCTTGATGGACAGCTTGTACTCTGCGGACGTGGAGAATCTGGTCCACTTGCTCTACGTCACGCCAGAGATGCTCGCCAAGAGTACAAAGATGGTCAGCACCTTCCAATGGCTGCACCGCAAGAACCGACTGGCGCGATTCGTGATTGACGAGGCGCATTGTGTCAGTCAATGGGGCCACGACTTTCGTCCCGACTACAAGCTTCTTGGAGAGTTTCGACGTCACTTCATGGGCGTCCCTGTCATGGCCTTGACAGCCACAGCGACTGAAAATGTCCGAGCAGACACTATCCATAACTTGAGCATCGAAGGATGTGAAGTGTTCACGAGCAGCTTCAACCGCAGAAACCTCTACTACGAGGTCAGGAAGAAGGCCAAAGGCAAGGGTGATATCGAAAGCATCGCCAACTTGATCAAGGAAGACCATCACAAGCAGACGGGTATCATATACTGCTTCTCAAGAAAAGACTGCGAAGGCATGGCAGAAGCACTTCGAAAGCAGCATAGCATCAAGGCGCACCACTATCACGCTGGTCTGAAAAGCGAAGAAAAATCTCAAGTCCAGAAGAAGTGGCAGGCTGGAACTTATCATGTCATCGTCGCAACAATCGCGTTTGGAATGGGCATCGACAAGGGTAATGTTCGGTTCGTCATTCATCATACCATACCAAAGTCACTGGAAGGGTACTACCAGGAAACTGGCAGAGCTGGCCGCGATGGACTGGACTCGGCTTGCTATCTCTTCTATGGCTATGGGGACGCGACCAAGGTCCGCAGGATGATCGATAAGGATGACGAGAACACCACCAGCTGGGAGCAAAAGCAACGCCAGCATCATATGTTTCGCTTGATGATCCAGTTCTGCGAGAACAAGAGCGACTGCCGGCGAGTGCAGGTCCTGCGATACTTCAATGAGCCCTTCAACAAGGTTGATTGCGAGGCCAAATGCGACAATTGCAACTCTACTTCGACTTTCGAGAGTGTCGATTTCACGCAGTATGCACGGCAAGCGATCGAGCTTGTGCGCGCCGTGAGAGGATCCAAGGTCACCGTTCTGCACTGCGTAGACGTCTTTCGCGGCGCGGAGAATGCAAAGATCAAGTCTCTGGGACATAACGCAATTCCGCAATTCGGCGTCGGAAGCGATCTGAGTCGAGAAGATATCGAGCGATTGTTCTATCGCCTCCTGAGCGAAGAAGCTATCCGAGAAGACACCGAAGTCAACAAGAAGGGATTCCCTCAGTCCCACGTGAATATCGGTCGGAAAGCCGGTGATTTTCGGCCTGGGAGAACGCAATTGCTCATGCAGATCAGCACGACGCCGCGCGTAGCAAAGGCAGCCAAAGCGGCAACGAaaaagggcaagaaggctgCGGCAGGGCCGGCGCCACGAGAGCTGCCAATGTCTACCAACGTCTCATCTCCGATCCAGGCTGCTTCCAAGCGGAAACGAGCAGCGCTGCCACAACGAGGAGAGATGCACGCGAATGGTTACCGGCGAGATGACTTTGTCATTTCCGATCCCGAGGACGGCAACGTCGAGGAGAGTGATGAGTCCGACGGATTTGAGCCTATCCTTGATTCCAGACGACCGCGCGCCACGAAAGCGGCACGCTCAGCCGGCCCTGCAATAACCACCGATGAAGCGATCGAACGACTCGATGACATGCACAGAATAGTGCTGGAAGACTTCATGCAAAACGCGGAGAAAAAGGCCAAGGACATTATGAACAACAAGGGCCTATCAGTCGTTCCGTTCAGCAATACTCAGCTTCGGACCATGCTCATCAACTGGATTGACACCGAGGAGGGAATGTCGCAGATCAATGGCATGAAGCCCGAGATGATCAAACTCTACGGAAAGCCTTTCTTGAGGATGGTTGAACAGTTCCGCGAGTCGTACACAGAGATGACCGGTAAAGAAGCGACCAAGGAGAGCCAGCACGCGCACAACGTCATCAGTCTA GAAGCCGACCCGGGCGAGGAAAGCGCATACTTCAGACGGGAGGCGACCAGAACCCAGCTCAACGCCAAATTCGGATTCAAGCAATCTGAAGCGAGCGATGCGCCGAAAGCGACTGttccgaagaaggcggctgCAAAGAAGCCGAAGAACTATCGAGCAACTGGCAGTCGTACGGCGTCGGGGTCTGGACGGAATAGTGGTGGAGGTCGGTCACGACAAGCATCTGGTGGTGGGTTTGGTGGTCGCTCGACTTCGGGCGTGAAGAAGAGAGGCAAGTCGGGCGGCAGTAATCCTGGACCTTCGCGTGGTCCCGCTCGAGGTGCTCCaaaaggaggaggaggaggcttCGTCTCAATGATGCCGACATAA
- the MgXYL7 gene encoding beta-xylosidase (Beta-xylosidase, Glycosyl hydrolases family 43 (PF04616)) encodes MLITIISIVTLALAATADARYGRGGPLSTSQRSPIRSGILSNFPDPSLHYLNGTWYAFATNDAASIDPVRGATASETFGQTKVQMATSTNFMNWTIAPPSQQPLPTLGAWSGLIQLNGSSDHDNLPNTWAPAVVRRNDGRYVMYYNAPASTNPFPQQPHPHCVGAALSKSNDPAGPYVPANTSFACAPEQGGTIDAEVIKDADGTIWSMWKVNGNSIGSGGECGNAIPPLRPTPIMLQRMLSDGMTPDGGPIRILDRIASDGPLVEAPKIIRVENTSGRNGSDATYFLFFSSGCMQSPAYSVKYATSKSVTGPYVRAKETLLKTGAWGLMAPGSVGIAQDGDGDWRMAFHATMWDAKLGPVSAMFTTGLEFEGERVKLVDVEQE; translated from the exons ATGCTTATCACTATCATCAGTATAGTTACCTTGGCCCTTGCGGCTACCGCTGATGCGCGTTATGGGCGTGGTGGTCCACTCTCTACGAGCCAGCGCTCGCCAATCCGCTCCGGGATCCTCTCCAACTTCCCGGACCCTTCGCTGCACTACCTCAATGGCACATGGTATGCCTTCGCGACCAACGATGCTGCTAGCATTGATCCTGTCAGAGGCGCCACTGCTTCCGAGACCTTTGGACAGACCAAGGTGCAAATGGCAACCTCGACCAACTTCATGAACTGGACCATCGCTCCTCCCTCGCAACAACCTCTTCCCACCCTTGGCGCTTGGTCGGGTCTCATCCAGCTGAACGGCAGCTCAGACCACGACAATCTTCCGAATACCTGGGCACCGGCCGTTGTCCGCCGAAACGATGGCAGGTATGTCATGTACTACAACGCTCCAGCATCGACAAACCCATTTCCTCAACAACCACATCCTCACTGCGTTGGAGCCGCGTTGTCCAAGTCGAACGACCCGGCGGGCCCGTACGTCCCAGCAAACACCTCTTTTGCATGTGCTCCAGAGCAAGGCGGCACCATCGACGCCGAAGTCATCAAAGACGCTGATGGCACGATCTGGTCTATGTGGAAGGTCAATGGTAACAGTATCGGCTCTGGAGGAGAGT GCGGCAATGCCATCCCGCCCCTTCGTCCGACGCCCATCATGCTCCAGAGGATGCTCTCCGACGGAATGACGCCTGATGGCGGTCCTATCCGAATCCTCGACCGCATCGCCTCCGACGGTCCATTAGTCGAAGCTCCGAAGATCATCCGCGTCGAGAATACCAGTGGCCGAAATGGAAGTGATGCAACCTatttcctcttcttctcctctggGTGCATGCAGTCCCCCGCATACAGCGTCAAGTACGCCACCTCGAAGAGCGTCACGGGTCCGTATGTGCGTGCGAAGGAGACTCTGCTCAAGACGGGGGCGTGGGGACTGATGGCGCCCGGATCGGTTGGAATCGCTCAGGACGGGGATGGGGATTGGAGGATGGCTTTCCATGCGACGATGTGGGACGCGAAGTTGGGGCCTGTGAGCGCGATGTTCACGACGGGTCTGGAGTTCGAGGGGGAGAGAGTGAAGTTGGTGGATGTTGAACAGGAGTGA
- the CYP-29 gene encoding putative P450 monooxygenase (p450 potentially involved in the degradation of fatty acids and/or alkanes. Multiple seq alignment followed by NJ analysis clustered this model with gi41079162; gi3395458, gi29469881, gi70984521 (alkane or fatty acids monooxygenases), and the models GW.2.447.1, E_GW.6.936.1, ESTEXT_FGENESH2_PG.C_40295 ESTEXT_FGENESH2_PM.C_50060, ESTEXT_GWP_GW1.C_90605. ...), protein MHNVALLALLGLAVLGFYKIVASIALKWQHASKARQLGCQDPVVVPGGGVLGLKHLKNMMAADKAQRFPDFMLDRHEMMSKQTGRVCETFRTDLMGQSVFFTSDPENIKAILATQFQDFDLGPVRRAIMGKVLGDGIFIQDGKKWEHSRAMLRPNFVRDQVSDLDMEEIHVKNLLQVMPAKEAGWTDLVNIQTLFFRLTIDASTEFLFGESVLSQVAASKTDGKPNARDETIFSQNFDRSQYHMARQFRFADNYWLYRSSELDQNAKVVNEFVKTYVEAALAAPEKEKSDKYIFSEALAQQTRDPDEIRAQLLNILLAGRDTTASLLSWFFYEMLRNPAVFEKLRGVITETFGTFDEPTDITFATLKSCQYLQYCINETLRVWPVVPGNGRRSNKDTTLPRGGGPDGKSPIFIPAETGIDYSVHVLHRRKDIWGEDAGVFRPERFQGLRPNWTFIPFNAGPRICIGQQFALTEASYVIVRLLQKYDKIEAAPGELDAPALSNLSLTNCPAIPVTLRLHEAE, encoded by the exons ATGCATAACGTCGCTCTGTTGGCGCTGCTCGGACTCGCGGTACTTGGCTTCTACAAGATCGTGGCCTCCATCGCCCTCAAGTGGCAACATGCCT CGAAAGCTCGCCAACTCGGATGTCAAGACCCTGTAGTCGTCCCGGGCGGCGGTGTGCTCGGTCTGAAGCATCTCAAGAACATGATGGCGGCAGACAAAGCGCAACGATTCCCAGATTTCATGCTCGATAGACACGAAATGATGTCCAAGCAGACCGGACGTGTCTGCGAGACATTCAGGACTGACCTCATGGGCCAGAGTGTCTTCTTTACGAGCGACCCAGAAAACATCAAGGCTATCCTCGCCACGCAATTCCAGGACTTTGATCTGGGCCCAGTGAGGCGGGCCATCATGGGAAAGGTGCTTGGCGACGGTATT TTCATCCAAGACGGCAAGAAATGGGAACACAGTCGGGCCATGTTGCGACCGAACTTCGTTCGTGACCAAGTCAGCGATCTCGATATGGAAGAAATTCATGTCAAGAACCTGCTCCAGGTGATGCCGGCAAAAGAAGCCGGCTGGACTGATCTCGTCAATATCCAAACGCTCTTCTTCCGGTTGACCATTGATGCCTCGaccgagttcctcttcggagAGAGCGTTCTTTCTCAAGTTGCCGCAAGCAAGACCGATGGCAAGCCGAACGCGCGTGACGAGACGATATTCAGTCAAAACTTCGACCGCTCGCAGTACCACATGGCCAGGCAGTTCCGCTTCGCAGACA ACTACTGGCTCTACCGCTCTTCAGAACTTGATCAGAATGCTAAAGTCGTCAATGAATTTGTCAAGACATACGTTGAAGCCGCACTCGCCGCCCCAGAGAAAGAGAAATCGGACAAATACATATTCTCCGAGGCCCTTGCCCAGCAGACCCGGGATCCTGACGAAATTCGCGCACAGCTCCTCAACATTCTCCTTGCCGGCCGTGACACCACCGCCTCGCTTCTGTCCTGGTTCTTCTACGAGATGCTCCGCAACCCTGCCGTGTTCGAAAAGCTCCGCGGCGTCATCACGGAAACCTTTGGTACATTTGATGAGCCGACAGATATCACTTTTGCTACCCTGAAGAGCTGCCAATACCTCCAGTACTGTATCAACGAGACGCTCAGAGTCTGGCCCGTCGTACCCGGGAATGGGCGGAGATCCAACAAAGACACCACCCTTCCCCGTGGTGGCGGGCCAGATGGGAAGAGTCCTATCTTCATCCCTGCGGAGACCGGTATCGATTATTCTGTTCACGTCTTGCATCGCAGGAAGGACATCTGGGGTGAGGACGCGGGCGTCTTCCGGCCGGAACGATTTCAGGGACTGAGGCCGAATTGGACGTTCATTCCTTTCAATGCT GGCCCGCGCATCTGTATTGGCCAGCAGTTTGCTCTGACGGAGGCCAGCTACGTGATCGTGCGATTGCTGCAGAAATACGACAAGATCGAAGCTGCGCCTGGCGAGCTCGACGCTCCAGCGCTGAGTAATCTGTCGTTGACGAACTGTCCGGCCATACCCGTGACTCTGAGGTTGCACGAGGCGGAGTAA